TTACATCATTTATGTGCTGAGTCGGATTAACTAACAGGTCAGAAATTTTTAGCCTCTTGTGCACCTATTAGTATTATTAAGACTTCCACCTGATGCACCAGTCTTTATAAATGTCCGTGTAGTTATAAACTCACTCGTACCAGCAACATCCACGTACCTTTCTTTCTATTGCATTACATCATCTTTTCCTATCTTTCCTATCTCCCTAAACATTAAAGTGCCGCAGCTGTAATCTGATCCTTCAGTGAGCTGATCATCCATCTCCCCTCTCAATATGGAATTTAACAGTAAATTAAGAGTGAATGATCAGTATGGAAGGCAAAGAGAAAAAGTATCTCACAAGTGGAGAAAGAGGATTTTTTCCTTAATACGATATGTTTTTTATTCACTTGAaccattgatttatgcaaagtgttTAATCACCTGCCTAAAGTTTCAAGCATGGGATTTGTTAATGTATTCCTATACTACTTAGAAATAGGAAGGAAGAACTGACCTTACTTATGTTGTCTTAATTTGATGTGAGCTGCAgggataaaattatgataaaactCTAATACTGATAAATTCAGTGGAAAGGAGGCTTGACTTAATCCTTTGCGTTTAatcaacaggaaaaaaaaatcaccctaAGATGATGTTGAGCGTGAGAATGTAGTACTAAAATCTACTTCTTAAGAACAAAAATAAAGACTTAAGCACTGTGACCAGACCAGATGTTGAGGAAACGTGAAAACAAATGTCATTATATCTATTGAAAATGTGGAACTGGAGGAGTACTAGCCCCACAAATAATGTTCAATAAATACATAGTAACAAATATTAATACCGGaatcaaaataatataaaataacccaagtaccaaaaaaaattaaatatcctCCTTTTGTATATTCACTGAATATACTTCCCCATTTCTGGCTATAAACACACAGGCAATATGCATAGCTTAAATAATCACCGGTCTGCCCTTCTGTTCGATACAATACTCCTTGTTAGTCCAAAAATTGGAAGTTGAATAGATGGGTAAATGTTAACTCCAAAATCCTGCCTAACATGCTCATATATATGTTCCCAATACACTTAAATTCTAGGACCAAGTCCAAATCACATGCAAAAGTTCACATTtagtaatatcacacattatcacATTTTTACTAAAGTGGTGAATAGTATAAACTATGTTAATATTATAttgaataattttattaaaagaGCTAAAGAAATATTCCTAAAGATCTGTGCCCAAGTAGTGTCCAATATACATGTAGGTCCCAAAATACCTTGTCATTTAACTTGTGATCCGTGTCTAATATTACATCAAGTATCCcttaaaaatatatttgtatacatattaAAAATTGGGGAACTGTTAATAATTTGTAATATGTTCTTAGCTTAGTAAATCGGTAGAACTATATCATGTACAAGAGACAGTTTTTATCTGATGCTGTACTTAGTGTCCCTTAACCCTGGCCAAGGGCACATGTGACATAAAAGATACTAAATATGAATTCAACAAGGCAAAACattaaaaagaaagtaaaaaccTGTGCAGTCTCAATGTTGTCATAAGTGTATGTTGACTTCTTATGTAATACTCTACTTtaattcaaaatggcaaaaatgcagCAGAATCCACTTTTTGCTACTAAATAACCTAAATTTTAAGGGAAAAAAGCATCCATATATGTAAGCGTTTGGGAATGGCTTACATAAATCCTCGGCATGAGTTATATTATATCATTTCTTGCAAGGGTATAATCGAATTTTAATGCTGTCATGTGAACTGGCCCTACATGCAGATTACACCCATTTGTTGGGGTAATCTGTACATGGACAAATTGAAAAGTCTTTGCATGAATACATGGGTCATTCTTACATTTCTTCTGCAgactctccttaaaggggtattccaggaataagcataattcatatacaaatggatccATATACAATAGGGtcctcttagcagaaaaatgctgttggcatagactgtaatgaagaattaaaatgctactgacccTTTAATCAGTCAGATGATTTCCTCCGCACGGACCAGACACAGGAcaaaagatggccgctggtcggatgtccacatcacatgtcctgcaccttacCTAGGCAGgttatgtgatcatcactatgtttggctgtggtTGGTTGTAGTGCATTCAGTGTGGCCAGTGCTATGgcgagacatcatctcagtgaggtaatgtacagtgatggcagttacacatcattactatggtaacagagcaggacagtctgttacatcatcactgggagcagagcataagacggaggaggagatactgagaactaaagggtcatgggacttgtagtattCAGTGATGGCCATCTTGgcaataactctgcctactttaaaaAGAGCATAACATTTTGTGGATCAtagaatcaaactatttaagctaatttttgtgactaatgacattgagttttgttctaTTCATTTATTAATAGAATTATGTGGTTTTGTATCACACGTTCATGTTCCTTGAACAAGTCTGTGTTGGATTTCTACCCCGTCGTGCCTATTCGGATTATATTCATTATATATTGGTGGAGGCTTATTGTTATAATAGAGTTAGAATTAAAACAGAGAAAAATTTAAGACtacttggtgtgtgccatgttttgaTACAATATGTGTTGGATTTCTCAGTCTTAAAACTACGTAATCTAAACATGCTTAGACTTTCAAGTTACAACATGCTGGAGAGATAAGAAGCTGCCAGAGCTTTTTCTAGGTGGCTTATCCCTCTTCCTCCTGAAATAAGCATGTACACTTATGATCTGATAGTGGATGATATGAGGGGCCAGAAGAGCGAGCTGTCAGCCAAATATATATGGCAAGAGTAAAGAATTGGCAACTTGTGGACCTACAGTAAACTGAAATTATATTCTCTGTGTTCTAACTCTCTCTGTTCTTATTCCTCTTTGCAGTTTTTTAAAGTAGAAAAAGTGtaaagtaattagtaattatCTTACATTTACTATATTTAGCTTTTCAAGCTTGTGAGTTACTGTAGGATGAAACGCTTCCACATTTTGTGCTTCTTTGAAGTATATGTATCATACCGGCAATATTTGTTCAAGCTCCCAATATTAATCTTTTGTAAGCAATTCCCTGCTTGTACTATGGATCTTTTCCTGGGAATGAAAGAAATTGTATTAGAGGCTCATAGCTAGTGAATGAAAGTAAATATATTAAAGAATTTTACAGGCATTAATAACACTGTTCTTAAAGGGTTTATTGAACCACTCGGCAAAGACTTAGACCCCTCTACAAACACTCGCTCTGAAAAATGGGCAAAAGCTTATCATGGCACTActaattttttaagtatttatgtTTATATAATGAATTAAGGGAACTTGTTCTCTGCTGTTAAGTACCGGCTACTGCTGCACAGTGATTTGTCTATCCGGGATATAACTAAAATGGTTTCATTCACAAAGATGGTGAAATGGGTGAATATTTTAACATGTTTCAAAGTGTTGCAATGGCAAACTTTTATAGGTGCCAAATAAGCATAAACCGACTTTGTAAAAGTGCGGCTAAGCAAGTGAAATCTGTCTGCATCACTTTGACTAAATCAAATCTactgtataataatcactgaaatacGTATAGAAATTGTAGTGGCAAAAATATTTGGTGTACAAGAACAGATAGcactgttttttttaaagtggccaAACTGAGTGCCTGCAGCTTATGTTCCATTCAAATAAGCAGAGGTTGATCTGCAGTAATCTGGTATGACCACAACACAGAGAACTGTTTCCTTCATACTGTATATCCATCGGCTTCTGAGAACAGCTGATCTGTAAAAGTATTTTGGAACTTCACCAATCTGATAGTAAAGGAAAACTGTCACcattgacacccccccccccccacacacacacacacttacccaaatcacacacagtaccttttagataTCTTTTTACATGTACCACTGATGCTTCTATCCATGGGAGTAgaaccaccattcttctaaaaaagacacTGTAGTCGCACATGCACGGCGCATCTGTGAAGCTTGACTGTCAGCCAGATCTCTCCCACCTTCTTAACTAGATGTTTAGTAACAGAGGGGAACAATAAAAGTCTTATTTAGAAGAATGGGGGCTCTCATCCTATGGATAtgggcatcagtggaacatgtataaagactgaAGCTACTATGTTGCGGGAGCTGCTGGTAACAGCTTTCCTTTAAGGTCTTGTTCAATGCCTATGTAATTAATCTGTTTTACCAATGATACTCAATTAACTCATCATACAATGCATCCACCCTTAATATTATAAGGGTCTGTGACTACAGATAAAGAGAGGTCACTCTTCATGTGaaaaagattaattttttttccatggaaTGGAACAGTATAAGATGGACTTTGGCTGATGCTATAAATGCCTGTAACTGTCACTTTAAGAGGGTCATATGAGTGACAGTATGAGGGGCACTAGTGACTGCCATATAAGAAGGCTGTACTATAAGGAGGAGATGTGACTGCCGCTCTATTGGCATCCTGGCTATCATTGTACTTGGGTTCTGTGACTGTGTGGTGTAGTGCCTGCAACATACTGTAACACATATGTTGTGTTACATCTAGTACACATTATTTCCCCTATCCCTTTATACCCAAGAAAGGTTAGGGCAGACATATATTTAAGTTGTGTTAGTGACAATCCTCTACAGCTGCCCATGCAATGAACACTATGCCTTTCTTAGAAAGTTGTTATAAACCAGTGCCTCAATTACATCAGGGCGGCTGCCAAGTTCCCAGGCCAACTCCTACAGTTTTCTCCCCTGCAATGTACCTTATATGGTCATGGACAATGTAATATGGAATAAAGAAGTAGAAGATATAAACCTTCCCAAGTTCCGAAAAAcgattatacatatttgtttagtTCTGGAGATTTATGCTTTGCGAGTCAAGTTTACAAAATGTGTTATCCTGACATCATGGATTACATTATTGAGCTCCTTCAATTAGCTCCCATTGTTCTGTAACACAGATGTGTATAAAAGCTAATGGATGTTCTGGCTCCAAACTCAAAGCAAATGGATATATGCCTGAAAGtgtataaactttaaaaaaaatggctaCTAAACATGGAGAATCAACATGTAGGAAAATCAGAACACTTCTTGTATAATGACACAGATATATTATATAGTGCTTGTAAAGATGGAAACCGTGTGCACTCTAACTCATGGAGGAACTGATACAACATACTGATCCAAAGCATCAATGTGAGGCTCATATATTAAAATCACCAGAGTTAAGTCTACATTTACATTGGTATTTTATAGTTTAGAATGGATGATATGAGTAGCTCTCAGAAATCTAGCATTCTGGCCATGCTATTTTATTGCATTGTTTGTTGCTAATGAATGAATAGTTAGATTAGAAAACAAGAGTTTACCTTTAACAAATTAATATTTGGTGTGAACATGTGATTATGGATAGTTCTGAATATGGAGACAAGTTGAGAGCAAACTAGTTAAGAAAACAGTTGCAGCTAACCTTATGGGACTTGTCACCACCTTATTCATAAAAACAGGTATTGACCGGTCCCCACAGAACCCTAATGGCACAAGGACACCCTTCTTTTGAAGGGTGAACTTTGATTCCCTAAATTGTATACAGGCAGACAAGGCAGTGAGTCAGAGACAGCTTTTGCATATCGCTCCCTGCTAAGCAACGCGGTGCACGAAGCTGCGCATGAGACGTGAGCAGGTGGAGGACGCAAACCCGCCCGATGCTCACTGCACATGAAAGACAATGGAAGAGAAGTGTGTGCAGGTGCAGGAATTTGGCCAGCCAGCCGGATGATGTCACTGAGGAGGTGGTGGCTTGCTGAGGGAGGACAGGACGTGCCCCTGACTTGGCCATGGAGGCCACGCCCCGCTGCCTTGTCTGCCTGGATACCAGATAGAGAATGAAAGTTTATTTTACCAGCTTCTGAGAAGAGTTTTTTAGGTAAAAGAAGGCTGCCCTTGTGCTCTTAGGGGACTGTGGAAACCTGTCAATACCTGCTTTTATGAAAAAGgtggtgacacgttccctttaacgGTATATTCACATTGCAGCAAATTCTGCATGCCTTTATTCTACATTTAATTAATGGGCTTCAAATTAATATATGCAGGCTACCTCGTTTTTTACCTAAACCTTTTTTACCAAAAATCTGTCCTACCGAAACCAAAATTTGATCATTTCAATGAGCTTCCACTCATTGAAATTAATCTTGTAGACACTAAATTAGCTTTTTTCATTATTTCAAGGATAAAATTACATCTGTAAATggagtttttattgatttttttaagtCACTATTTCTATTCAAAACTAAAGTTTATGTGAAgcattaacatatttttattcGGCTATATTAATATTACAACTTTTATTTGTCCTTTTTTTTCAGATGCAGCAACTATTCCACGAAAATTATGAACACAACCGAAAAGGATATATACAAGATCTGCACAACAGCAAAATTCATACAGCTATAACACTGCACCCTAATAAAAGGCCGGCATACCAGTACAGACTCCATAATTATATACTGAGCCGCAAGATTTCTGAATTACGCTTTCACACCATCCAGCTTCATAGGGAAAGTGTTTTGATGAGCAAGCTTAGTAACACGGAGATAAACAAGCTAGACCAGCAGCTTGGTATGATGCCATCATTCAATAGATTTCAGCCACGGGAAAGGAATGAAGTAATTGAATGGGAGTTTCTTACAGGAAAGCATATTTATTCAATGTCTGCAAACACACCACCATGCCAGAGTCTGAATAACCTTCTCAAGGTGTCTTTGGATGACACGGTAATGCAAGTAATGGAAATGATCAATGAGAACTCCAAATCAAGAGGAAGGTTAATTGATTTTAAAGAAATCCAGTATGGCTACCGCAGGATCCATCCTATGTATGGAGTAGAATATATTTTAGACATGTTGCTGTTGTACAAAAGGCATAAAGGGAGAAAACTGACTGTTCCAGTAAGACGTCATGCATATCTACAGCAGTCATTTAGTAAGCCATTTTTCAAAGAAGATGAAGAACTGGATGTGCAGAGCTTCTTGCAGAGCATTAACAGTGACACACAGTCTTTTTCATTTCTCTCGAACTCATTAAAAATGTTTTCTGCTCTTCATATGACAAAGGAAATGAAAGAAAAGAGTGACAAGAAAATACATTTCCTTGTTCCGCTCACCGGAAGGTATGATATCTTTGCCAGGTTTATGGAGAATTATGAGAAGGTCTGCCTGATCCCGAAGCAAAATGTAAAGCTAATCGTCATTTTATTTGATTCTGAAACAAACACAGACTCCGACAAGCACATGGCACTCATGGCAGAATATCAAAACAAGTACCCACAGTCGGAGATGTCCATAATGAAAATGTCAGGACAGTTTTCCAGGGGGTTGAGTCTTGACAAGGGATCTGCTCTGTTTGATAACGACACTTTATTGCTCTTTTGTGATGTAGACTTGCTGTTCACTTCGGAATTTCTACAAAGGTGTCGGGATAACACTATTCAGGGACAACAAGTGTATTATCCCATTGTATTTAGTCAGTATGACCCAAAAGTAATATATGGGGGAAACCCTCCTGCAGACAGTAactttgtgtttacaaaaaaaactggCTTTTGGCGAGACTATGGATACGGTATAACTTGTATTTATAAAAGTGACCTGCTGAAAGTTGGTGGTTTTGATACCTCCATTCAAGGATGGGGCTTAGAAGACGTTGATCTCTTTACAAAGGTTATCTCTTCTGGTCTGAAGGCCTTTCGAAGTCAAGAAACTGGGGTGGTTCATGTTTTTCATCCTGTCCAATGTGACCCCAATTTAAACCCTAAACAGTATAAAATGTGCCTGGGTTCTAAAGCAAGTACATTTGCATCTGCATCTCAATTAGCAGAGATATGGCTAGAGAAACATTTAGGTGTTGGATATAACCGAACGCACTCCTGACATGTCTACTTACTTTGACATCAAGAGGAGTTTACCTCATGCTGTAAACTTTGTCATCATTGTCTACAAACTCCTCTGTGTCTTCCAAAGGATATTTGCTGTTCACTCACATTAATAAAAATGAACTCTAGTGATTAGCAATATTTTAATTTCCTGCTGAAGATGAGGTTACTATTCCCATTTTTGTGTTTGGAAATTAGTTAAAATTTGCGAATGAGTTCAACGATCTCATGGAGCACACTTATCAAGACGACATCATCCGACCAAGAAGACAGCTCTTACTAGGGAATAGGATGTGATATCATTATTTTGTTTCTCAATGTGACCCAAATATTTGCTGGCAAAGGTACCACAGAAGTGCATTATGCTTCCCTTTGGGAAGAGACTTGAGTTTTATAATTTATAACAAGACTTAAATAAACAGACACTACTTTTGTTCATCTTTAGAATTTTTAAAGTAAAAGATAACTATGattgtatctttattttttaaaactgcaTTAGGAGGGTCTTTTCATGAACAGCTGGTACTGGCTACCAAGGTCCAATATGTCTTACTATGCGTCCATTTTTGAATGTGTTCCTCCTATAATAAATCGACTCTTTATTCCCTAGGGAATATGATTGCTTCAATATTCAAGTACTGAACATtctagaatccattttctattatATGCTGGCAAGAAGATGAATTACATGAAAAATAGTATTTAAAACACAGAACCATCAACCATATTTCCTTTTTTAAGAAATATGCAATTTTTTTATGTGAGTTCAACCATAAATATATTTCCATTAAATTCATTGTGTTGTAAGAATTAATGTGACAAATTGCTGGATATTTAAAGGTGCAGTACTGCTTAGATTGTATAAAAAAATCTGTCATCTTTAGAAGTTGCCCTTACAATTACACATTTCAATAATCAATTGTATTAATGAATGGTTTGTAAAAGATAACAGTCAATTAACATATATTATGTCCCTGTTGACCAATTGAAAACAGATTTCAGTCTTTCCTCTAACCTGATATGAGAATATTTGTGATAGAAAAGCTTTGAAACTGTCTGAAGCTTGAAAAGTGTTATCTACTATAACTCTGTAGACTGCATGTAAGAACTGTAATTTCCATATTTTGGTGCTTTATACCGTCCCCTCAGGACAGATTTCAAACCTTGTCAACAGCTTAATGGATTGTGCGCTCAGCAGACTCATTGCTGATGCCTGTCTGCTACCTTATGCAATATAGTAAATAGCACCTCTTCCGATTGGACAATCAATAAACAgacttttttttccagctttaatCCCAAAGTTTGCTGCAATTCATTTGGGttttataccatttttttttctccaaatcaGACTAAAGTTCTGCAACAGCTAGATATCCAAAACCATTTTCCAGTGAAATGTGGTCATatcagaaagaaagaaaaaaaatgtaattaccaATACCGGAATTAGTAATAGTTTAATGAGATGCCCTCAAACTTCCTAATCAAATGGTGAACTAGGTGCCCTTAGCGCAAAAGTTAAGGCCTTATTTTATTTTGAGCTATAACCAGTTGAACTCAAGGAGCTGCCCTTTTATTATACCATATCTCTGTGTATTGGCTGGAAAGACTTGCATCTGTGCAACCTTAAATGGTTGTGGATCAAAATAATGTAAGGAAATAACTAAAGACCTAACGGAAATGTCAACTCACCCTTATacgaattttaaaaaatgacataTAGCTCaataattgtatatattatacacatataaataccaCTCAGGTGCACTTCCCAGAACCCGGACCAAAGTTCCTCCAAAGTATAggtaaaaagaaaatggcagcactctgagattcaatgtgaaaaaaacatactgatttattccaacatgtgccaagctacgGGTCGGCTCCTAAAGCctagagcctttctcaagtgcaGTTTCTCTCAAGTGCTTAAGAGCCAAAACGTAGCTTGGCACAAGTTGAAATAAATCGGtacatttttttcacattgaatctcaaagtgctgccattttcttatatatatataacatcaagtGATTGGGAAAAAAGGAGATATTCAGTACCACTCTATTACACACTTAATGATAGGAAATAGACATGTTTTTCTAATCTTTTATAACACTTCctttagggtgtgttcacatgttgagGTTTTCATATGCACTTTTAGATGTCTAAACCAGGtgtgcagtgaaaaaaaaaattcttgtacaAAGTGATTTTACTACGTAAAGTGAGTAACTTATTTCAGAGCCAAAAAATGTTCCTacgtcaccatcttttttttaaaaataatagtaGGCTGAAGGAATTCCTTAGGAAATTTTGTGGCTACAGACAGGATTACAATATAAGATAACACCTCTATAAAACACATAATCATTATCTATACTGCtgtccactactgacaatagatgatcatATCTACTCAAGAAGCATAGACCTCAATGAGTTGAATCCAGTCTATAGCTACCAATGGTCATGAGGCTGCAGTAAAGCATCTCACTAAATGCTGTTAAAGAAGCCAAGACAaggtgtcagcccctgtagtCAAATAGATAAAGGGATATGCTTCACCATTTGCTTCTCATAGGTAAAGAAATCCGgtaatacatttcctttaaaaaaaaaattagaaaacaagATTTCTTAAAGTGATTACAGAAATTTCTTATATTTGGTAGTAAGGTTCAAACAGATACACAGGACTAGTATATGTTAAATGtactgtatacttttatatactgcatatgtgTACATTAAACTTCCCAAGGGTGTCACATATGAAATATGACAAtcagcagaaaaataaaaaaaaatgctaaaaggtTTTTCATAATCATCAAGCAAATGTGTGACCCCAGATGTGAGAAATGCATTGTACAGATGGTTTGTTGAAATGTTGTATTTAAATCATCTTCTTTTATCAGTTTATTTGTAATTGAAAGACCAGTTGTAGTATTGCTGTAACCCCAACATCTGGCTTCTTAAATCTGCCGATTTTGATAGTTGGTCCATTTAAGTGATATTCAGCAGATGGAGATGTATTCATTCCAGAAATGAATAGCTGCTATTTTAAGGTTATGTGAATTTATTATGCCTTCTTTCCAAAAGTAAATGCTTATGAAATGATCATGAAATGCTGAAGAAACTGCATATTATTAGAAAACAAGAAGCCGTTTCCTGTTTCCCACCATATTTGAAAATGAGCCAAATTTGTCTAAGTGGGAAAATATGTGGCGaaaaaatgcaaagaaaaaaatgatcttttaagaaaaaaaaagtaaaaatcttaTAATCTGGCACATGCATTATTAGAGTATTTTGTTTTACtagttataaaatgtatataatatgtgtcTTCTAATAACAAACATCCCTATAGTCCAGGAATATACAGGTAAATAGTGTTGGTATTAGCTTTTCTTGTGTTCGGT
The DNA window shown above is from Engystomops pustulosus chromosome 1, aEngPut4.maternal, whole genome shotgun sequence and carries:
- the CHSY3 gene encoding chondroitin sulfate synthase 3, which encodes MAVRSRRPWMSVVVGLILGFTAASWLIAPKVAEMSERKRRSNVCAFYSRERVQAGGNKRDDPWHGREVLPHSTAGPEEEDPKKDNTNSSRHRVNHNGSGDWGPPEESQRHFLYVGVMTAKKYLDTRAVAAYRTWAPYIPGKVEFFSSQGSEDIQLPEPVPVIALPGVDDSYPPQKKSFMMIKHMHDKYLDQYEWFMRADDDVYIKGEKLEQFLRSLNSSKPLYLGQTGLGNIEELGKLGLEPGENFCMGGPGMIFSREVLRRMVPHIGECLREMYTTHEDVEVGRCVRRFGGTQCVWSYEMQQLFHENYEHNRKGYIQDLHNSKIHTAITLHPNKRPAYQYRLHNYILSRKISELRFHTIQLHRESVLMSKLSNTEINKLDQQLGMMPSFNRFQPRERNEVIEWEFLTGKHIYSMSANTPPCQSLNNLLKVSLDDTVMQVMEMINENSKSRGRLIDFKEIQYGYRRIHPMYGVEYILDMLLLYKRHKGRKLTVPVRRHAYLQQSFSKPFFKEDEELDVQSFLQSINSDTQSFSFLSNSLKMFSALHMTKEMKEKSDKKIHFLVPLTGRYDIFARFMENYEKVCLIPKQNVKLIVILFDSETNTDSDKHMALMAEYQNKYPQSEMSIMKMSGQFSRGLSLDKGSALFDNDTLLLFCDVDLLFTSEFLQRCRDNTIQGQQVYYPIVFSQYDPKVIYGGNPPADSNFVFTKKTGFWRDYGYGITCIYKSDLLKVGGFDTSIQGWGLEDVDLFTKVISSGLKAFRSQETGVVHVFHPVQCDPNLNPKQYKMCLGSKASTFASASQLAEIWLEKHLGVGYNRTHS